A stretch of Sphingomonas sp. JUb134 DNA encodes these proteins:
- the ku gene encoding non-homologous end joining protein Ku: MAARAYWQGQIRLALVSIPVEIYSATKSGAAVSFRQIHEPTGKPIKYEKSVAGVGPVDPDEIVKGYEVEKGNYILLEQDEIDAVKLESKKTLELTQFVDADEIDVLYYEKPYFVVPADDLAEEAFIVLREALRRSRKVGLGQLALRGREYVVSLKPCGRGMILETLRYADEVHRAQGYFRDIPDEKPDEDLLDLAETLIAKKTAKFDPQEFHDRYVDALKDLIERKKKSKGKIVDTSDDEDARPTGSNVVDLMAALKKSLEKPGETSGKPAPKKRTTSKAANDAAEDKPAHKPAAKKPAAKPAAKAPARKRA; encoded by the coding sequence ATGGCGGCAAGAGCGTATTGGCAGGGGCAGATACGGCTCGCGCTGGTGTCGATCCCCGTGGAAATCTATTCGGCGACCAAGTCGGGCGCGGCGGTCTCCTTCCGTCAGATCCACGAGCCGACCGGCAAGCCGATCAAGTACGAAAAGAGCGTGGCCGGCGTCGGCCCGGTCGATCCCGACGAGATTGTCAAGGGCTATGAGGTCGAGAAGGGCAACTACATCCTGCTCGAACAGGATGAGATCGACGCCGTGAAGCTCGAGTCCAAGAAGACGCTCGAGCTCACCCAGTTCGTCGATGCCGACGAGATCGACGTGCTCTACTATGAAAAGCCCTATTTCGTGGTGCCGGCCGACGACCTCGCCGAGGAGGCGTTCATCGTCCTGCGCGAGGCGCTTCGCCGCAGCAGGAAGGTGGGCCTGGGCCAGCTGGCGCTGCGCGGCCGCGAATATGTGGTGAGCCTGAAACCCTGCGGGCGCGGCATGATCCTGGAGACGCTGCGCTACGCCGACGAGGTGCATCGCGCGCAAGGCTATTTCCGCGACATCCCCGATGAGAAGCCGGACGAGGACCTGCTCGACCTCGCCGAGACGCTGATCGCCAAGAAGACCGCCAAGTTCGATCCGCAGGAATTCCACGACCGCTATGTCGATGCGCTGAAAGACCTGATCGAGCGCAAGAAGAAGTCCAAGGGCAAGATCGTCGACACCAGCGACGACGAGGACGCCCGCCCCACCGGCTCCAACGTCGTCGACCTGATGGCCGCGCTCAAGAAATCGCTGGAGAAGCCGGGGGAGACCAGCGGCAAGCCCGCACCCAAGAAGCGCACGACGAGCAAGGCGGCGAACGACGCGGCCGAAGACAAGCCCGCGCACAAGCCGGCCGCGAAGAAGCCGGCCGCCAAACCCGCCGCCAAGGCCCCGGCCCGCAAACGTGCTTGA
- the ligD gene encoding DNA ligase D, translating into MPKTDPLALYNAKRDFSRTAEPAGTLEPGHGNRFIVQKHDATRLHWDFRLELDGVLKSWAVTRGPSLDPDQKRLAVRTEDHPLSYGDFEGTIPKGEYGGGTVMLWDDGTWAPIAGKSAKDLEKGHLHFVLDGERMKGEWLLIRLKPRGREKNENWLLRKIDDAEAGGADTLVETALTSVKTGRTMDEIAAGKKAATKPKAKPAAKTATKAAARPEPRAPAKSRAKTAQAGKRPAFTEPQLCTLVDAVPAGNAWLHEVKYDGYRALVAIGKGGPTIYTRSGLDWTAKFPGIAEAAAAIPAGSALIDGEIVAFKDGRPDFSTLQEAISNGGDMAFFAFDLLEVDGEDLRALPQVQRKDRLRPLIENVDARLHYSEHVVGAGEKLFEAMCREGYEGVVSKRADAPYRGTRTKGWLKTKCIRRQEFVIVGWSPSTAASRGLRSLLLAVNGPDGLVYAGKVGTGFNADTIDDLRERLDKIATKTPPVSVPRAAARGAHWVKPKLVAEVAFAEFTAEQVIRHASFIALREDKRPEEVVAETPEAAPARGKAEVPTSSIKITNPDRVIFPEDGATKGDLATYIAQVSPIMLPWVANRPISLVRCPQGRAKQCFFQKHDAGSFGDHVDHVDIREKDGSTQPYLYVRDLDGLMACVQMGTIEFHGWGSRAEDVERPDRLVFDLDPDEGLDWKDVQRAAEDLKRHLADMGLASFPMLSGGKGVHVVVPLTPQAEWPAVKSFADRFARAVAAAEPERFTATMSKAKRVGRIFIDWLRNQRGATAVMPYSARARPGAHVAAPVSWAEFGDIETPKRFSIHDAAELIERANGRGLAGWGIADQPLPDL; encoded by the coding sequence ATGCCCAAGACCGACCCCCTCGCCCTCTACAACGCCAAGCGCGACTTCAGCCGCACCGCCGAGCCCGCGGGCACGCTGGAGCCCGGTCACGGCAACCGCTTCATCGTCCAGAAGCACGACGCGACCCGCCTCCACTGGGACTTCCGCCTCGAACTCGACGGCGTGCTCAAAAGCTGGGCGGTCACCCGCGGCCCCAGCCTCGATCCCGACCAGAAGCGGCTGGCGGTGCGGACCGAGGACCATCCGCTCTCCTATGGCGACTTCGAAGGCACCATTCCCAAGGGCGAATACGGCGGCGGCACGGTGATGCTGTGGGACGACGGCACCTGGGCGCCGATCGCCGGCAAGTCCGCCAAGGACCTGGAGAAGGGTCATCTCCACTTCGTCCTCGACGGCGAGCGGATGAAGGGCGAGTGGCTGCTGATCCGGCTGAAACCGCGCGGCCGCGAGAAGAACGAGAACTGGCTGCTGCGCAAGATCGACGACGCGGAGGCCGGCGGCGCCGACACCTTGGTCGAAACCGCGCTCACCAGCGTGAAGACCGGCAGGACGATGGACGAGATCGCCGCTGGCAAGAAGGCCGCGACCAAGCCCAAGGCGAAGCCGGCTGCCAAGACGGCCACCAAAGCCGCCGCCAGGCCCGAGCCCCGCGCCCCGGCCAAGTCGCGCGCAAAGACCGCGCAAGCCGGCAAGCGCCCCGCCTTCACCGAACCGCAGCTGTGCACGCTGGTCGATGCCGTACCCGCCGGCAACGCCTGGCTGCACGAGGTAAAGTACGACGGCTATCGCGCGCTGGTCGCGATCGGCAAGGGCGGCCCCACCATCTACACCCGTAGCGGCCTCGACTGGACGGCCAAGTTCCCCGGCATTGCCGAGGCCGCCGCCGCCATCCCCGCCGGCAGCGCCCTGATCGACGGCGAGATCGTCGCCTTCAAGGATGGCCGCCCCGACTTCTCGACGCTGCAGGAGGCGATCAGCAACGGCGGCGACATGGCTTTTTTCGCCTTCGACCTGCTCGAGGTGGACGGCGAGGACCTGCGCGCCCTCCCCCAGGTGCAGCGCAAGGACCGGCTGCGCCCCCTCATCGAGAATGTCGACGCGCGGCTCCATTACTCCGAGCATGTCGTCGGCGCCGGCGAGAAGCTGTTCGAGGCGATGTGCCGGGAGGGCTATGAAGGCGTCGTCTCCAAGCGCGCCGACGCTCCCTACCGCGGCACCCGCACCAAAGGCTGGCTCAAGACCAAGTGCATCCGCCGGCAGGAATTCGTGATCGTCGGCTGGTCGCCCTCCACCGCCGCCAGCCGCGGCCTGCGCTCGCTGCTGCTGGCGGTGAACGGGCCCGACGGCCTGGTCTATGCCGGCAAGGTCGGCACCGGCTTCAACGCCGACACCATCGACGACCTGCGCGAACGCCTCGACAAGATCGCCACCAAGACGCCGCCTGTCTCCGTCCCCCGCGCGGCGGCGCGCGGCGCGCATTGGGTGAAGCCCAAGCTCGTCGCCGAGGTCGCCTTCGCCGAATTCACCGCCGAGCAGGTCATCCGCCACGCGAGCTTCATCGCCCTGCGCGAGGACAAGCGCCCGGAGGAAGTGGTCGCCGAAACGCCCGAGGCCGCGCCGGCGCGCGGCAAGGCCGAGGTGCCGACTTCCTCGATCAAGATCACCAACCCGGACCGGGTGATCTTCCCGGAGGACGGCGCCACCAAGGGCGATCTCGCCACCTACATCGCGCAGGTCTCGCCGATCATGCTGCCCTGGGTCGCCAACCGCCCGATCAGCCTGGTCCGCTGTCCCCAGGGTCGCGCCAAGCAGTGCTTCTTCCAGAAGCACGACGCCGGCAGCTTCGGCGACCATGTCGACCATGTCGACATTCGCGAGAAGGACGGCTCGACCCAGCCCTATCTCTACGTCCGCGACCTCGATGGGCTGATGGCCTGCGTGCAGATGGGCACGATCGAGTTCCACGGCTGGGGATCCCGCGCCGAGGATGTCGAGCGCCCCGACCGGCTGGTGTTCGACCTGGACCCGGACGAAGGCCTCGATTGGAAAGACGTCCAGCGCGCGGCCGAGGATCTGAAGCGCCACCTCGCCGACATGGGGCTCGCAAGCTTTCCGATGCTGTCGGGCGGCAAGGGCGTGCACGTCGTCGTGCCGCTCACCCCCCAGGCCGAATGGCCGGCGGTGAAGTCCTTTGCCGATCGCTTCGCCCGCGCCGTGGCCGCCGCCGAGCCCGAACGCTTCACCGCCACCATGTCCAAGGCCAAGCGGGTCGGCCGCATCTTCATCGACTGGCTGCGCAACCAGCGCGGCGCCACCGCCGTCATGCCCTATTCCGCGCGCGCTCGCCCGGGCGCCCATGTCGCGGCGCCTGTCAGCTGGGCCGAGTTCGGCGACATCGAGACGCCCAAGCGCTTCTCGATCCACGATGCCGCCGAGCTCATCGAGCGCGCCAACGGCCGCGGCCTCGCCGGCTGGGGCATCGCCGACCAGCCCTTGCCCGATCTTTGA
- the pdxH gene encoding pyridoxamine 5'-phosphate oxidase codes for MTTDPFALFDTWLDEAAASEPNDPNAMALATADAGGRPSVREVLLKGHGPDLGFVFYTNRESRKGTDLAANPQAALLFHWKGLRRQVRIEGAVVQASDAESDVYFASRPRDSQLGAWASLQSRPLEARERFDERFAEVQARFAGGDVPRPPHWGGYRVVPDTIEFWQDRAYRLHERRLFTRTADGWTEGLLFP; via the coding sequence ATGACGACCGACCCTTTCGCGCTGTTCGACACCTGGCTGGACGAAGCCGCGGCGAGCGAGCCCAACGACCCCAATGCCATGGCGCTGGCCACGGCGGACGCGGGCGGGCGCCCGTCGGTGCGCGAGGTGCTGCTGAAGGGCCATGGCCCGGACCTGGGTTTCGTCTTCTACACCAATCGCGAGAGCCGGAAGGGCACCGACCTGGCCGCCAATCCCCAGGCGGCGCTGCTGTTCCACTGGAAGGGGCTGCGCCGGCAGGTGCGGATCGAAGGCGCCGTCGTCCAGGCGAGCGACGCCGAGTCGGACGTGTATTTCGCGTCGCGGCCGCGCGACTCGCAGCTGGGCGCCTGGGCGTCGCTCCAGTCGCGCCCGCTGGAGGCGCGCGAGCGCTTCGACGAGCGGTTCGCAGAGGTGCAGGCGCGCTTTGCGGGCGGCGACGTGCCGCGCCCGCCGCACTGGGGCGGCTATCGCGTCGTGCCCGACACGATCGAGTTCTGGCAGGACCGCGCCTATCGCCTGCACGAGCGGCGGCTGTTCACCCGCACGGCGGACGGCTGGA
- a CDS encoding circularly permuted type 2 ATP-grasp protein, translated as MASRALASLFDARTIAGRWAADYCAQAPAGDVLCDSGDRAPWLAALEELAATTGDSLDHARERAQRQADDVGLGHRMPGESEERRWPLSPVPLLIDSDAWQAIAAGIAERAELVEAVTADLYGPGRLVSEGAIPAALVTGSPLFLRPMVGVTPPGGHHLHFFAADLCRDADGRWRVLADHLRAPVGAGYALENRLAIARTLGGLQGRLNVRRHAPFFAAMRDGLAATCRRSEPRIGLLTPGRLNPSYAEQAHLARYLGFLLVEGADLAVRDDRLYVRTIAGLKRIDALCRRVDPRLLDPLAFDASSTIGVPGLVDAMAAGNVVVANASGAGMLEAPAFSAFLPALAQRLNGAPLQLPNIATWWCGQPAERAHVLANLDQMVVAPAFGPAPLGLPGGGPVLGADLDADARRLLAEDMARRPQDYVGQEAVCLSTMPFAEGERLAPRPFTLRVFAARDADGRWAVLPGGFARLGGEPDTRATVMGEGSWSADVCVHGADPVLPVSLLPVAGAVELRRNPGTLPSRVADNLFWLGRYLERGEALLGATRVLLGHSISADTGAALADETVARLVALIADAGAAPAPAGRRRRELVEFARIAIDGTEGQWHNVRQINRLAAGIGAISRDRLSADMMRLLDAPHPSRGGLLDRAGSLQRRYAALAGLSAEHMARTDAWRFHDLGRRIERALAITRALRTFAGCEATSDDLSTLLDLADSQISYRQRYLTSFGRLPVLDLVALDPGNPRAIAFQVGAIAEHLARLPVLSDSGIAEPQQALATAVQAMVATATAASLDPAAIGALEAKLMELSDAIAARYFLQGAEPLRGSGLTLA; from the coding sequence TTGGCGAGCCGCGCCCTAGCCAGCCTGTTCGACGCACGGACGATCGCCGGCCGGTGGGCCGCCGACTATTGCGCGCAGGCGCCTGCGGGCGACGTGCTGTGCGATTCGGGGGACCGCGCCCCTTGGCTCGCGGCGCTGGAGGAGCTTGCCGCCACCACCGGCGACTCGCTCGACCACGCCCGCGAGCGCGCGCAGCGCCAGGCCGACGACGTCGGCCTCGGCCACCGCATGCCCGGTGAGAGCGAGGAGCGTCGCTGGCCGCTGTCGCCGGTCCCGCTGCTGATCGACAGCGACGCGTGGCAGGCGATCGCCGCCGGAATCGCCGAGCGCGCCGAGCTGGTCGAGGCGGTGACCGCCGATCTCTACGGCCCCGGGCGCCTGGTGTCGGAGGGGGCGATCCCCGCCGCGCTGGTCACCGGCAGCCCCTTGTTCCTGCGGCCGATGGTGGGGGTGACGCCGCCGGGCGGCCACCACCTCCATTTCTTTGCCGCCGACCTCTGCCGCGACGCAGACGGGCGCTGGCGCGTGCTCGCCGATCATCTGCGCGCGCCCGTCGGCGCCGGCTATGCGCTGGAGAACCGGCTGGCGATCGCGCGCACGCTGGGGGGCCTGCAGGGGCGGCTCAACGTCCGCCGGCACGCCCCCTTCTTTGCCGCCATGCGCGACGGCCTCGCCGCCACTTGCCGCCGCAGCGAACCGCGCATCGGCCTGCTCACGCCCGGCCGGCTCAACCCCAGCTATGCCGAGCAGGCGCATCTCGCGCGCTATCTGGGCTTCCTGCTGGTCGAAGGCGCCGACCTCGCCGTCCGCGACGACCGGCTCTACGTCCGCACCATCGCCGGGCTGAAGCGGATCGACGCGCTGTGCCGCCGGGTCGATCCCCGCCTGCTCGATCCGCTCGCCTTCGACGCCAGCTCGACGATCGGCGTGCCGGGTCTCGTCGACGCGATGGCAGCCGGCAACGTCGTCGTCGCCAACGCGTCGGGTGCGGGCATGCTCGAGGCACCCGCCTTTTCCGCCTTCCTGCCCGCGCTCGCACAGCGGCTGAACGGCGCCCCGCTCCAGCTTCCCAACATCGCCACCTGGTGGTGCGGCCAGCCGGCCGAGCGCGCGCACGTGCTCGCCAACCTCGATCAGATGGTGGTGGCACCCGCCTTCGGCCCCGCCCCGCTCGGCCTTCCGGGCGGGGGCCCGGTGCTCGGTGCCGATCTCGATGCCGACGCGCGCCGGCTCCTGGCCGAGGACATGGCGCGCCGGCCGCAGGACTATGTCGGCCAGGAAGCGGTCTGCCTCTCGACCATGCCCTTTGCCGAGGGGGAGCGGCTCGCCCCGCGGCCGTTCACCCTCCGCGTCTTCGCCGCGCGCGACGCGGACGGCCGGTGGGCGGTGCTTCCCGGCGGCTTCGCGCGCCTGGGCGGTGAGCCGGATACCCGCGCGACCGTGATGGGCGAGGGGAGCTGGTCCGCCGACGTTTGCGTCCACGGCGCCGATCCGGTGCTCCCCGTCTCGCTCCTGCCCGTCGCCGGCGCGGTCGAGCTGCGCCGCAATCCCGGCACCCTGCCCAGCCGGGTCGCCGACAATCTCTTCTGGCTCGGCCGCTACCTGGAACGCGGCGAGGCGCTGCTGGGCGCGACCCGCGTGCTGCTCGGCCATTCGATCAGCGCCGACACCGGCGCCGCACTCGCCGACGAGACCGTCGCGCGGCTGGTCGCGCTGATCGCCGACGCAGGTGCCGCCCCTGCGCCTGCCGGTCGCCGCCGCCGCGAGCTCGTCGAGTTCGCCCGCATCGCGATCGACGGTACCGAGGGCCAGTGGCACAACGTCCGCCAGATCAACCGGCTGGCCGCCGGCATCGGCGCCATCTCGCGCGATCGGCTGTCGGCGGACATGATGCGCCTGCTCGACGCGCCCCATCCCAGCCGCGGGGGGCTGCTCGACCGTGCCGGCTCGCTCCAGCGCCGCTACGCCGCCTTGGCCGGACTTTCGGCCGAGCACATGGCCCGCACCGACGCCTGGCGCTTCCACGATCTCGGCCGGCGGATAGAGCGGGCGCTCGCGATCACCCGCGCGCTTCGCACCTTTGCCGGTTGCGAGGCGACCTCGGACGATCTCTCCACCCTGCTCGACCTCGCCGACAGCCAGATCAGCTATCGCCAACGCTATCTCACCAGCTTCGGGCGCCTGCCCGTGCTGGACCTGGTCGCGCTTGATCCCGGCAACCCGCGCGCCATCGCCTTTCAGGTGGGGGCGATCGCCGAGCATCTCGCCCGGCTACCCGTGCTGTCCGACTCCGGCATCGCCGAGCCGCAGCAGGCACTGGCGACCGCGGTGCAGGCGATGGTCGCCACCGCCACTGCCGCCAGCCTCGATCCCGCCGCCATAGGCGCACTGGAGGCCAAGCTCATGGAGCTCTCCGACGCGATCGCCGCGCGCTACTTCCTCCAGGGGGCCGAGCCGTTGCGCGGCTCCGGGCTGACGCTCGCATGA
- a CDS encoding transglutaminase family protein: MRYAIRHVTRFEYADAAGFARCNLRLKPILWSGQTLDDYHLSVEPGGETAPARAQAGLANVMRLVVEKPERELTIESRALMTVDRPLPMPAPDDPTLAEIAAWARDSRDVGPASPASYLFPSPHIPLDRDIGAWCAEELDPDRGALEAAIALAQRIQREFAFDTTATLVDTPPHVAFAQRGGVCQDFAQIMISGLRAAGLPAAYASGYLRTLPPPGQPRLVGADATHAWVLLWCGDRLGWIGVDPTNGIWMANDHIIVAVGRDYPEIAPIDGVVLGSGAQTMSVSVDVAPIED, from the coding sequence ATGCGCTATGCCATCCGGCACGTGACGCGATTCGAATATGCCGATGCGGCGGGGTTCGCGCGGTGCAACCTCCGGCTGAAGCCGATCCTCTGGTCCGGCCAGACGCTCGACGATTACCACCTCTCGGTCGAGCCCGGCGGCGAGACCGCGCCCGCCCGCGCCCAGGCCGGGCTCGCCAACGTCATGCGGCTGGTGGTCGAAAAGCCTGAGCGCGAGCTCACCATCGAAAGCCGCGCGCTGATGACGGTCGACCGGCCGCTGCCGATGCCCGCCCCCGACGACCCGACCCTGGCAGAAATCGCCGCCTGGGCGCGCGACAGCCGCGACGTCGGCCCGGCGAGCCCGGCCAGCTACCTCTTCCCCTCCCCCCACATCCCGCTCGACCGCGACATCGGCGCCTGGTGCGCCGAGGAGCTCGATCCGGACCGCGGCGCGCTGGAGGCGGCAATCGCGCTCGCCCAGCGCATCCAGCGCGAGTTCGCCTTCGACACCACCGCCACGCTGGTCGACACGCCCCCGCACGTCGCCTTCGCCCAGCGCGGCGGCGTCTGCCAGGATTTCGCGCAGATCATGATCTCCGGCCTTCGCGCCGCCGGGCTGCCGGCCGCCTATGCCTCGGGCTATCTGCGCACCCTCCCCCCGCCCGGCCAGCCCCGGCTGGTGGGGGCGGACGCGACCCACGCGTGGGTGCTGCTGTGGTGCGGCGACCGGCTCGGCTGGATCGGGGTCGATCCGACCAACGGCATCTGGATGGCCAACGACCACATCATCGTCGCCGTCGGCCGCGACTATCCGGAAATCGCCCCCATCGACGGCGTGGTACTCGGCTCCGGCGCCCAGACCATGTCCGTCTCGGTCGACGTCGCGCCGATCGAGGACTGA